The DNA sequence AAAAGCCATGGCTGGTGAGTTAGCAATTTATTTTCAGAGATATGAGAAGTTTTTTCCAACATACCTGCCCTTCACTATGAATCAAGTGAAGTGATTAAGGACAGAACTCAAAAATCTTCAATATATAGTGTTCGTTGATCCTATAATCAATGTTGTTTTGCAACATATGTGCAACTTATTCCTCCCTTTGCTGCAGTGTCAgacatatattacaaaatatctAATACTTTCACCATTTCACGCCTGGATTTATGACCCAGTCATAAATTAATGATCACCTTAAAGGCTGGAAATACCATATGGGACTGTCATTGTGAAACCAGCTGTTTTTAATAAAGTTGCAATTTTGCCGAACATATCATTAAGCAATTTTGTTTGAATGACACTAGTTCCCTGGGTGTCATTTTCTGTGTATATCTGATGGTTTGCATTTTGTTGCAGTGCAGTGGACTTGACTCGGCATGTTTCATGTGAGAAGTGCCGTGAGCGGGTCAATGGGGGATTTGATCCAACCACTAACCAAGTAGGTAATGCAGGTAGACTCAAGATATACCACCTTTTCCAGTAACCTTTCCTCAATTTCTGTATGTGCAGAGAAGATCTGAGAAGATCTTTCTTATAATTAGTCTTCAGTATCCCTTGCTTTTTTTAAGAGGCAACTAGCGGgttcgggtgatcaggctcgataacttggttgacacatatgtcattgtatcccaattgctgagatccatgctcatgctgttgatcagttgattgaatggtccagactaaattattgacagactgctgtcataatGCTGTTTatcataaagctaaactcactcactcaactcagtcttacaattacatatattatattattaaggAAAAAATCAACTTGATAAAATGAATACTCtcatttgacaatttgaaagcTGAAAActtgaatattaagaaggaaTCAGCACTCGGTTGTTGTGAAATTTGTTTCACCCAATTTTGGTTTTAACTGATTTTTGTTCCCCCAGTTCAGTTTGATAGGataagaaaatctgaaaaaatgtgGAAATAGCAGATGTATTTTTTGATATCTTCAAAATGTTAAGGAGATCATAGAAATTGGGGAGGGATGAATGACAGTTTAATTTGTGTTATTTGAATTTCTTAAAATAAGATTTCAACAAGTTTTTATTCTAGTGCTTTAAATGATTCAGAGTCATTTGTAAACCAGGTGTTGAAACAATCTGGCCATATTCTGATGCTGATGTTTCTTGTTTGCAGGTTGTGGTGTGTCAGAACAATGCCACTAAGAGAAGTATCTGCTGTAATGTCTTGGCTCACGAGTTCATCCACGCATTTGATGCATGCAGAGCAAAAGTCAACTTTGAAAATCTCCGCCATCTGGCCTGTTCCGAGGTACTGTGACACTGAAGCTACAATTGTACTGTGATGATAAAACTCAGTTGAACAGTCCACTGCAGATTAGCTCTTTTTGGGATGATTGGTTAGAGCTATGGCTGGAAATGAACACCTAGATCAGCCGGTGGGGTTTGAACATTTTGTTATATTGTCAGTATCATGGATTAACATTCACAATATCAGTCACTATAATCTGGGAGGTGGGGTAGCTGGGCAGATAaaatgttcgctcgtcatgctaaAGATGCGGgtttgattcaccacatggctacagtgtgtgaagcctacttCTGGTGCCTTAGTCACTCACTATTTCCTGGTCCAGTCTTGATAACAATGTAAATACAGACCTCAGTTATATGGGTGGAATACAATTTGAAATGTAGTTTAGTGCTTGTATGGTGTTAAGTTATGAGCTGTGACAAAAATGcttcatgcatatattttagcaTTTGACATGGTGTCCGAGCGTATAGTTTGAGGTGACGAAAGTCGAGATGTGCACTTGAATTACAGCACACAATCACTCGAAAAAGACAGAAATAGTAAGTTATAATGTACATTTGATGACGCTTACGAGCACTGTTATTGATTGTATTCTTCAACTTATTCACTTTGTTTAGTTATCTACTCGAAACATcgttattttgtgacccttgaAGGCCCGGGggagaataggccctcagcaacctatgcttgctttaaaaggcgactaatgggattgggtggtcagactcgctgacttggtggacatgtggatgctcatgctgttgatcacgggattgtctggtccaggattgattatttacagaccgctgccgtatagctggaatattgctgagtgagacataaactaaactcactcgctcactcattacTTTGCTTTTTGACATTTGTACGAGAATTTTGTCCAATAACATTGAGAAAAGTAAATCTGTCGATAATATATGCTCACTGGAtataaaaaggaaaacaaacatgggtttATAGAATAATGGTCAGTGTAATATTTATTAGGTATTATTCTCACCTACCATACTTACTTTTTACATCCTAGACTGTAAATGCCAGATGTCTTTAAGTTAAGCAGTGAGTTGGCCGCGACCCATTGCAGGGGGTTGGCTTATATATATACGAAACATACCTTTTCGACACTGATTTTAAGGGTCAAGTTAAGGGGTCGACTTATCAATAGGGTCGGCTTATACATGGTAATGTGCGGTAATTCATGAAATAAACACTAGGTTTGGGAAGACGTGGAAGACAGATTGGCTATTTTAGGAATTACTAATGTATTATTTATTGAGCATTTGTCATGTGTATAAGGATTACACTCTTTGGAGGTGATGTAAATACTGTCAGTGTAAGATATGATGAATATTAGACTGAGAAGTTAAGAAAAGAACACATGCAGCTTGTCAGGATTTTAGAATGATTGTTTGTCTGTGTGGCAGATTCGTGCTGCCAACATCATGCACTGTTCCTTCATGGCGGCGGTGTCATCTGGAGATGCTTCCCCAATCAACATCAAGCAGAGACATCAGGTTTGTACTTCATTGTATCCCATCTGCATAGatgaatgctcatgatgtcaatcactggattgtttagtccagGTTAAGTTTCGACAGATCTCTGCCCTATAGTTGTAATATTTCTGCATGGAGTGTTAACTATACtgtacaaaataagttagggatattggtattttgatattttatcagtgttgCAATGAATAAACAGATCATTATTCGTAATatgaaaatttacaaatatccctaagtATTTTTCTCTAGTACATAAACAAACTGCTTTGTATCACAGGAGTGTGTCAAGTCCAAAGCCATCATGTCCATGTTGATGGTGAGGAACGTTACCCATGAGGAGGCCAGCCAGGTAGTGGACAGTGTGTTTGACAAGTGCTACAAAGACTTGGAACCAGTGGGCAGGAGGCCGCGGAAAGGATCCCGCGATCCAGAACGTGCACTCATTGAAGGGGCTTACTATGGCTACACAGGATAGCAGGAATTACGATTTTATGTGTGCTTCAGTTGACGTAGTGGACGATGTATGTgtgtacctcatgcttgtaatGGATGATTTGACCAGTGACCGAGTTCTCCTGTTCACATGCTGATCATTGGGTCAAATGAGTACCATGCGAGGTATTAAATGAACTTAGATGGGAAACTGATGCAGAAGTCCAGCTGTTGGATCTGACATGTGTTATATTGTTTAGTGCTGATTGTCATAAATGCAGATTCAATGTCACTTAGGGAcaaagctgtgatattgctgacttaGCATAAAACGTTATTCTCTCACCAGTATACAGTGGCTGCAGCTGGagtacaaaataaacaaattaacaaataaataatatattaaaatatatagaTGTATCTTGTGAGTGTAaccttgaaatattttgtaagGACATCTGCTGACTTTGAATGTTCAGGATGTAAATTGACATTTAGAAAAGGTATATTAAACACCTGGGTTGCTTTCACTGCCCAGTTCAGTTTCTTTCATGCTGAAAACAAGCATAACATTCTGTAACTTCTGCTTTGTACTtcacatagagtgagtgagagagtgagtttggtattaTGCCATATTCCATCAATAACATGGTGGGGGacaattcacacattgtacccatgtttggaatcaaacctgggtttttGGTGAGaggagtgaacgctttaaccagtggCCTACCCCACCAACCCCTACTCCACATGGACATTCTGTGGCCAATTTAATATGTATTAAGCATTTATACACTAAgattatttattcatgaaataaagCGACAAATTACAAAATCAAGGTGTGTTTATTACTGAACCAGCAGTAATGGTACAAAtgtgtaaatgtcatatatatcaCAAGCACAAACGTCAAACAAAATGAATGCTGATTTGATTTCATGTAACCAAGGTAACagtattcaaatattcaaaacagtATTGCAGTGAACAAATAATACGAGATGTGGTAAAGTACACATCAAAGAAACCTCAGTGTTGACTGCTGTTTTATTTTGAAACCAGCCTTGATAATCCAGTTAAATATTTATTGCGCAAAATATATTAAAGAAAAACTAACTAAAACTACCTGAACTTACAATTCCAAGGCTTTATCGTCACCAGGGAGGAATTTTATCCACAGTATTGTGGGATATACACAGTTGTGGCATTCCTTCTGCAAACTGAAAGATTACTGTACCAAATTTGACAGAAAGTTGAGTTGGCCTTGTTACAtaaaaactgaacaaaaatgGCAGTTTGAAAACCACTTCAGTAATCAATGTCAATCACATACTGTGACCACCTTTTCCTGGAGCACTCAAATAGTGAGGCCATAGACTTGGTAAAGATCATAAAACATGTTGGCCATTTGGCCCAGTTTTGTGAAAAGCTGGATGCATCCTGGCGTCATGCGATAGATTTTGAAAGACAAGATTACCAAGGATGCACTATTTCTACTTTCAATTCAGTTTCCCTCTTGTATGAGTGAATAGGGGTTCAAACAAAAAAGTGAGGTTTCTGTTTtccttttaacaatattccagttatatcacagcatcATGTTAACAAAACCCAAGAGCATGCTATGAATCTAGCTATGTTCTAGCAACATAACGGATCAACTAGGAATTAACCCACAATATTTAAAAAGATCCAACTCCTCACAATAATTACAGAACTTGTGAGCTGGCTACATACAGCTCTTGAAATagaggtgaaaaatgtcatttgtGAAGAAAACGTCTTGGATTGACCAGCAACCCCATGAGCTTTCACTTCAACAGCTAAGGATGTTACTAAAATATCACTCAATTAAGTTGCCTTAACCAAGGACGGAGGAACATTCCAAAAGGTTAAATACAGTCAGTtttaaatattgatattgaGCATGATATCAAAGagcatattttcacaaatagTCGCAGCATGTAACTGGTAGAAAGTGTTCCACCCTTTGTTTCTGAATTGTGAGACTATATCCCAATTGCATGCATCATGTTTTACATATGGAATGTCCTCTTTAATGGCATTTCAATCAACTGTAAATTAATATTGCAAAAACATCAATGTTTGTGCTCATAAACATCAATGTTTGTTCTCATTCACTGTCAAATATTATGATGACATATCCATATGTTTCTGACAaatatgaatttgaatggaatATGAACAATATTCTCAATGATAAGAAGATgcatcatacatacatgttcTACAAAGTCACATTTGATATGTAAAACTGAAAAGTGAGTATTTGTAATTGTAACAGTGTGGAGTTTCTGTGGTAGAGGTGGAGATGGAGGACTAGCTGATGAGACATCAAATGTAGATCTATGAGTAAGAAACTACTAAaaaaatgttcccagttaaatATACTGACAGAATGAGGTTAAAGTATTTAACTCATGGCAGTAATAGATAAATTTTGCTATGGTGATCCATCAAAGAAGCCTAAAGTAGCCTTCAGACATGTTGACAAACTCgagtttgagagtgtgaacgTTCCAACAACTCGCCACCAACACCaatttcagagttgtcaaactgttgtcgaGAAATAGGATCAGTCTCTATTCTTACCAACTTTTCCATCAAACTTTTGGTGCTCTCAAACGCGAGTTGAACAAGTGTTTTCAAACTTGTGTTGTTCAGAATCGGTCAATTGCAGTCAACGAAATTGTCACGTGACTGCACTGATGGAGTCGTAGCGCTCAAATGACACACTAGTTTGACATGTTTGACATGAGAAAGCGTGAGTTTTGTGAGTTTCACAACTTTTAAAATTTCAACAGGATGTCttgtcaaactttagtttgCTGTTTCAAGGCCGCTTTATACAAGGATGCATTAAGGCACTAatcacaatattcattatcCATTTTGCCGAGGCGCTTTGATCACTTTCTACATCAATCTATGTGCACAAATCTTTTTATCAATTGGAATTTTTCCCAGATGTGACCATTTTTACAGATTACAGCAGTGTAGAAAAGGCACATAATTATCTAGTAACTATTATCATGAGAAAGTTTGAACTAAGTTCGTTCCTAATCCGTTGATCTTGTTATATACTTAACTTTGGTTTCGTTTTGATAAGAGTGCCATTTTGTCAATTTCATATTCACCCAGTGTGTTCAGCAGCCTGCAGTCACAATCTGAGCACATCAATATACCACTAAAAGGTTAAGGACATTGCTAATCTTTCAAATTGCTACAGATCTTCAATAATCTGTTACTATATCAATATGAAAGAATCCCATAGTCCTTTATTCCTTTTTAAGTATtataattgttttgaaaatttatTGGATTTCAAATTGCGCAGTTTGATCCGAGATAGTTGTCTTCACTTCTTCATGCTCCTCAAACTTTGCTTTGAGTAGACCTCTGAATGTATTTGGCATTGTTTTTAACACTCTGCCACTTCTTCGGATGCAGTTTGAAGTAAACCAGTGTCCCTATGACGATGACAACAATGACAATACAAGCAATGACTATCCCGACCACCATGCCGATGTTGCTGGAACTTCGTGCCACAAACACTCCGCCTCGCTGGGACTGGAACTTAGCCATGTTGCCATCAATACTGGCATCCACTCGCGTCCATGTTGCGAAGTTGTCGGCGTTGGACCTGTAGATGACGATGTCACTGCTGCCACTGTCAACCTTCAGCTCTATTGTGAATGTTTTACCGTCTGCGGTGATCTGGTTCTGTGGATACACCACCAGGAAGTTGCTGACATAGTCACTGCCaagctgaaacaaaaaaaaaaacaagccaTGATTATACATCAAAACTACTTGAATGCTGTAATGGAGCAGTATGTTTCGCATGTAGTTTTCTTTGCAAGACATCTTTCTAATTCAACTGTTGTTTGGTTATTGCAAAGGGGGAGTGAAAGAGAATGATTATACAcagcttttgacaatattcaagcaacatcctGAGTAGggatgggcttcagacattgtacttGTATGGGGAAAAGAACCCTGGTCTTCTGTCTGACTAACTTTAACCATTATGCTGCCTCAACCCCACTCAGTTATCCCAAACGAGGACAGTAGTAACACACATGGTACTGGTTAAATCAGCTTGTAGACTTGGTCTGATAGAGATGGTGGCAAAAGTGTTAACGTTTAACATCTTAGGGACAAATAGTTTCTGAAGGAAAGAAAATTCATGTGAGAAAATATATACCAGAAACTGCCTATGGAAAAAATATTCTTAGAAAAATATCCCACTTCTAAGTTTCTACAGTAGTAATTACTTCCGATGGAATTAATCCTATAGAAAAAACATCCCTATTTAAATCATGGTGTTCACAATCATCTTGGGGGTCTACCACATCCGACGTGTCTGCTTACATTCATTGTCTGGTGCGCAGCCTGCATCTGCCTGTCTCCTTCCTGTCGACTCCATTCCTCCAGTCTCAGTTTCTGCAGTCCAGCAAATGCTCCTTCGCTCACTTCAACCTTGGCATTGCTGaaagaaggggagataatctGTTATGGAATCCATTATGGAATGCCACAGATGACTTGCGATGGCAAATTTTAAAAGTTTAGAGGAAATAGTATTAGTCTGTCTTAAGGCACCATGACAGTGTAACTCTTTGGCATGAAAGGTACTGGCATGACATTGAAAGAATAATGAAGTTAATGGAGGGTGATATCCATTAGAACATCTAATGACACCCATCCTTTAGGAAGGGTAACACTGTTAAGACTACTAAAATGGCACCTACCCACTAGGCAGGGTGACACTGCCACCCATGTAGCCGATGGCCTCGTATCTCACAGGGTAAGGGTACACCATGATGCGAGCCTTCTGGTCTCGGTTAGAGAAGTCGTTGTTCCTGGTGGACATAAAGTGGTAGGTTCCTAGCTGAGTTATCTGCCTGGGGTCAAGGTTGAAGTATGTACCTGCATCATCCAGTTGTGACATCTCACCACCGAACTGACCTACAAGAGCAGAGAAACACAAAATgttctttttattatttgttattggatatttatatagcgcacatatccaagcaactagtacatgctcaaggtgttggtattttgcatttttcctctcaatcattggatgtcaatctgtATTGTCAACCTCAATTCTACTAGGTGCACCGAGTTATTCTGGCTTTGAATCAAAGTTTGTTAAGTACTGTTTGACTTTATAAAGAAATGTGTCCAGCTTACACTAAATAGAAATGTGCAATCCTTTTGAACATAAAATCATACATCTTGTTCTATACCGGTACAATTTCTTGACAAGAACCAAACATATGTTCATTGACTCTTGCTAAGAAATCCTCGAGTCTAATTCTCTAAACATTCATTAATTTATTTATCATGATTTATAGATCCCATAATGTTCCACAAACAACGTTGAAATACTGATTGGGTGGTCCCTGGACAAGTCTCTGAACTATggccacattgctggaatgttgttgagtgcagcgtttAACAACAAAGAAAACTAAAAGATGCCATATTTCCTGAATGTTGTTAGCCTGACCGGACTACTGAAGTCAATCTAAACTAAGAACAAAACAATGAGCTCTGTACCTGTGCTGAGGAGGGCAAGCCTTTCTACATCATCTTTCCCCAGACCCAAAAAGGTGTCATTTGTCACATGCTCTGGGTAATTAACACCAAAATGTCCCCGTTTCACTCCAGGTCCAAAGGATGCCCCACTGCCTTCTGGGTATTTTTGTGAAGACAGAAGAACGATGTTGTTCCGGTCAGTTCCTGCCAATCCATTTCCATCGTTGCCTCGGTTGTTGGTGTTGGAACCTGTCCATCTGACAAATGAAAGTATTTGCTTTGATATGTTCACACTAAAAATGCAAAATAACTCCTGAATATTTTAGCATTTCCTCTACCCATTAAACCTATCCACCCAAACAACTTCAATCCA is a window from the Haliotis asinina isolate JCU_RB_2024 chromosome 9, JCU_Hal_asi_v2, whole genome shotgun sequence genome containing:
- the LOC137296970 gene encoding mitochondrial inner membrane protease ATP23 homolog, whose translation is MASNSHGQTSAEDTSEPSEHTKFKGTKDDDYGFYFYPERGIPEEKPSFWKAMWQGRTTGQKLKCETNVAWCIENHPMVKLMMRALKSHGCAVDLTRHVSCEKCRERVNGGFDPTTNQVVVCQNNATKRSICCNVLAHEFIHAFDACRAKVNFENLRHLACSEIRAANIMHCSFMAAVSSGDASPINIKQRHQECVKSKAIMSMLMVRNVTHEEASQVVDSVFDKCYKDLEPVGRRPRKGSRDPERALIEGAYYGYTG